In Actinoplanes derwentensis, the following proteins share a genomic window:
- a CDS encoding SIR2 family NAD-dependent protein deacylase, translated as MSDARFRRWLDEADRIVIGAGAGLSAAAGFDYTDTRRFAELFPALHRLGLRARYQLIGAHLPGPLMWGYWATHVADIRFGPEPSPVYQRLRELVGDREHFVLSSNVDGLFERNGFDPDRVFTPQGDYAFYQCETPCSREVWASRPIVEAALSAYDPASGEITDPAMIPACPRCGGEVFLNVRKGPEYVGDRYLPAGHRFQQWLSATPPDARLLVLDVGTGFNTPGVVRQPMEQIALAFPNARLARINVEHPQVPEVLAGRAIGMARDAAYAFR; from the coding sequence ATGAGTGACGCACGTTTCCGCCGCTGGCTGGATGAGGCCGACCGGATCGTGATCGGCGCCGGAGCCGGGCTGTCCGCGGCGGCCGGTTTCGACTACACCGACACCCGGCGGTTCGCCGAACTGTTCCCGGCCCTGCACCGGCTCGGGTTGCGGGCCCGCTACCAGCTGATCGGCGCGCACCTGCCGGGCCCGCTGATGTGGGGCTACTGGGCCACGCACGTCGCCGACATACGGTTCGGCCCGGAGCCGTCGCCGGTCTATCAGCGGCTGCGGGAGCTGGTCGGCGACCGCGAGCACTTCGTGCTGTCCAGCAACGTGGACGGGCTGTTCGAACGCAACGGCTTCGATCCGGACCGGGTGTTCACGCCGCAGGGCGACTACGCGTTCTACCAGTGCGAGACGCCGTGCAGCCGGGAGGTGTGGGCGAGCCGGCCGATCGTGGAGGCGGCGCTGAGCGCCTACGACCCCGCCTCCGGCGAGATCACCGACCCGGCGATGATCCCGGCCTGCCCGCGATGCGGCGGCGAGGTGTTCCTCAACGTGCGCAAAGGCCCGGAGTACGTGGGGGACCGCTACCTGCCGGCCGGCCACCGGTTCCAGCAGTGGCTGTCGGCGACCCCGCCGGACGCCCGGCTGCTGGTGCTGGACGTCGGCACCGGCTTCAACACTCCCGGGGTGGTGCGGCAGCCGATGGAACAGATCGCGCTGGCCTTCCCGAACGCCCGTCTGGCCCGGATCAACGTGGAACATCCGCAGGTGCCGGAGGTACTGGCCGGGCGTGCGATCGGCATGGCCCGGGACGCCGCCTATGCCTTCCGGTAG
- a CDS encoding alpha/beta hydrolase family protein translates to MRNTPRTGDIDDYPATLAHRRVEGMLTTLLAVVLAATQLTLPQPTGPLRVGTATAHLVDTSRPDPWVAAERHRELMVQVWYPARSVRGHQRADWVSPGVAAIVNPPDSGFTLPVTHGYVGAPPAPGRHPVLLYSPGFGVERTASTALVEDLAGHGYVVVTIDHPHDAGFVEFPDGRIALRDIPTPTSPEQEEQLLDKVLDVRVTDTRFVLSRLRELPAATAMDLSRIGMFGHSMGGATAAATMLVDRRIRAGLNLDGSFTGPVIEAGLNRPFLMLGSDTHGDEQDETWTRTWAKLRGPRYWLELTGSAHLSFSDYQVLFHQIGLPADQIEQTVGSIDGDRSVAIQRAYVRAFFDRHLRGRPGTLLNGPSPRYPEISFPAAAG, encoded by the coding sequence GTGCGGAACACACCCCGGACCGGTGACATCGACGACTACCCCGCGACGCTCGCCCACCGGAGAGTCGAAGGCATGCTGACGACACTTCTCGCCGTCGTTCTGGCGGCCACCCAGCTCACCCTGCCACAGCCGACCGGCCCGCTCCGGGTCGGCACCGCCACCGCGCATCTGGTCGACACCTCCCGCCCCGACCCGTGGGTGGCGGCCGAGCGGCACCGCGAGCTGATGGTGCAGGTGTGGTACCCGGCCAGGTCGGTTCGCGGCCATCAGCGCGCCGACTGGGTCTCCCCCGGCGTCGCCGCCATCGTCAACCCACCGGACAGCGGGTTCACGCTGCCGGTGACACACGGATACGTGGGGGCGCCGCCCGCGCCCGGCCGCCATCCGGTGCTGCTCTACTCCCCCGGGTTCGGTGTCGAGCGCACCGCGAGCACCGCCCTGGTCGAGGACCTGGCCGGCCACGGCTACGTGGTCGTCACGATCGACCACCCGCACGACGCCGGGTTCGTCGAGTTTCCGGACGGCCGGATCGCCCTGCGCGACATTCCCACGCCCACGTCCCCCGAGCAGGAGGAGCAACTTCTTGACAAGGTCCTTGACGTACGGGTGACCGACACCCGATTCGTGCTCAGCCGCCTGCGGGAACTGCCGGCCGCCACCGCGATGGACCTGTCCCGGATCGGCATGTTCGGGCACTCGATGGGCGGCGCGACGGCGGCCGCCACGATGCTGGTGGACCGGCGGATCCGGGCCGGGCTCAACCTGGACGGCTCGTTCACCGGGCCGGTGATCGAAGCCGGTCTGAACCGGCCGTTCCTGATGCTGGGTTCCGACACGCACGGCGACGAGCAGGACGAGACGTGGACCCGTACCTGGGCGAAGTTGCGCGGCCCCCGCTACTGGCTGGAGCTGACCGGTTCGGCACATCTGTCGTTCAGCGACTACCAGGTGCTGTTCCACCAGATCGGCCTGCCCGCCGACCAGATCGAACAGACGGTCGGCAGCATCGACGGCGACCGCTCGGTGGCGATCCAGCGGGCGTACGTCCGCGCCTTCTTCGACCGTCACCTGCGAGGCCGTCCCGGCACCCTCCTGAACGGACCGTCGCCCCGCTATCCGGAGATCAGCTTCCCGGCAGCAGCAGGGTGA
- a CDS encoding ATP-binding protein, with protein sequence MDRIPVSSPPPTARSLRQWTLTSTTELRALRASLHRELTADPAFTQHDPDDVIDRIVLVATELATNAIRHGLPPTEIRLLYDAGRLILDVADHDLTSAPEPAGGRPLGEGGRGLLLARSFSLDVGWYATPDTKHIWASFPLER encoded by the coding sequence GTGGATCGGATCCCTGTCTCCTCGCCGCCGCCAACCGCCCGTTCCCTGCGACAGTGGACGCTCACCAGTACCACCGAGTTGCGGGCGCTCCGGGCGTCGCTCCATCGTGAACTGACCGCAGATCCGGCGTTCACCCAGCACGATCCGGACGACGTGATCGACCGGATCGTGCTGGTCGCCACCGAACTGGCGACCAATGCGATCCGGCACGGTCTGCCACCGACCGAGATCCGGCTGCTGTACGACGCGGGCCGGCTCATCCTCGACGTCGCCGATCACGACCTGACGTCGGCGCCGGAGCCGGCCGGTGGCCGCCCACTGGGCGAGGGTGGCCGCGGGCTGCTGCTGGCCCGCTCGTTCTCGCTGGATGTGGGCTGGTACGCGACGCCGGACACCAAGCACATCTGGGCGTCATTCCCCCTCGAGAGGTGA
- a CDS encoding STAS domain-containing protein, whose amino-acid sequence MPDDYFSISLAPVQAGPGGLRTRRVLLAGEFDIDTRDELTTSLLGVVEAGDGDRIVVDLTGVRFIDSEALGGIIDGYQAADRAGLEFRIANPAGIVKRLFEVIGLDHLLEPAVG is encoded by the coding sequence GTGCCGGACGACTACTTCTCCATCAGCCTCGCACCGGTCCAGGCCGGTCCCGGCGGTCTGCGGACCCGCCGGGTCCTGCTGGCCGGCGAGTTCGACATCGACACCCGCGACGAGTTGACCACCAGCCTGCTCGGCGTCGTCGAGGCCGGTGACGGCGACCGGATCGTCGTCGACCTGACCGGGGTCCGGTTCATCGACTCCGAGGCGCTCGGCGGGATCATCGACGGTTATCAGGCCGCCGACCGGGCCGGTCTCGAATTCCGGATCGCCAACCCGGCCGGCATCGTGAAACGCCTCTTCGAGGTCATCGGCCTCGACCACCTGCTGGAACCGGCCGTGGGGTGA
- a CDS encoding GGDEF domain-containing protein: MTAVLSIAAIFGAAVVISAIVSVSAWLRRHEATGYLSIAVLAAGSVWWSAMSMVTLFWRDPTVALWSISLTYAGVFLLVGGWWVTSRALADRFWRLRPRTALILAAEPLLCTIALATNPWHHLFIDHLKATSVGGAYAAVFGPLFWVHALYCYALLTISGVRVFRVFIRGAGRKRGYLLAVLTTLPSVLVNLVGILSGGRLVDLTAIGLAVGAPVMYWMVRHDSSPSAAPVSHHDLFRIMSDLVIVVDGQRRVLDHNPAARSLVEHLGAADRLPAVFGEFPAGGHSEFTINDIGGTGIDLSVQISAVTGRRSSDTAWVLVARDVTEDNDRRRALEHANAQLHTQLATIERLRSDLAEQANRDHLTGLHNRRHLMTTLSGMLASGRPLSFALVDIDHFKQINDRYGHTTGDDVLRQVAQRLSVVARPGDLVARYGGEEFAIVLADCGIDEATARVDEVRRAVKAGDSGAAAVTVSAGVTASTTAHDIRELIHTADMALYAAKESGRDRVHVGGLTPRPVPAGGRGR; this comes from the coding sequence ATGACGGCGGTTCTCTCCATTGCGGCGATCTTCGGGGCGGCCGTCGTGATCTCGGCGATCGTCTCGGTGTCGGCGTGGCTCCGGCGCCACGAGGCGACCGGCTACCTCTCCATCGCGGTGCTCGCGGCCGGTTCGGTGTGGTGGTCGGCGATGTCGATGGTCACGCTGTTCTGGCGCGATCCGACCGTCGCGCTGTGGTCGATCTCGCTCACCTACGCGGGCGTGTTCCTGCTGGTCGGCGGCTGGTGGGTGACGTCGCGGGCGCTCGCCGACCGGTTCTGGCGACTCCGGCCGCGGACCGCCCTGATCCTGGCCGCCGAACCGCTGCTCTGCACGATCGCCCTGGCCACCAACCCGTGGCATCACCTGTTCATCGACCACTTGAAAGCGACAAGCGTCGGTGGGGCGTACGCCGCGGTCTTCGGTCCGCTCTTCTGGGTCCACGCCCTCTACTGCTACGCCCTGCTCACCATCTCCGGCGTCCGGGTCTTCCGGGTCTTCATCCGCGGCGCCGGCCGCAAACGCGGCTACCTGCTGGCCGTCCTGACCACCCTGCCGTCCGTCCTGGTCAACCTGGTCGGCATCCTGTCCGGCGGCCGGCTCGTCGACCTCACCGCCATCGGCCTGGCGGTCGGCGCACCGGTCATGTACTGGATGGTCCGCCACGACTCGTCACCGTCCGCCGCCCCGGTCTCCCACCACGATCTGTTCCGGATCATGTCCGACCTGGTCATCGTGGTCGACGGCCAGCGCCGCGTACTGGACCACAACCCGGCCGCCCGCAGCCTGGTCGAACACCTCGGCGCCGCCGACCGTCTCCCCGCCGTGTTCGGCGAGTTTCCCGCAGGCGGGCACAGCGAATTCACGATCAACGACATCGGCGGTACGGGTATCGACCTCAGCGTCCAGATCAGCGCGGTCACCGGCCGCCGCAGCAGCGACACCGCCTGGGTCCTGGTGGCCCGGGACGTCACCGAGGACAACGACCGGCGCCGCGCCCTGGAACACGCCAACGCCCAGCTGCACACCCAGCTCGCCACCATCGAACGGCTCCGCAGCGACCTGGCCGAACAGGCCAACCGGGACCACCTCACCGGCCTGCACAACCGCCGCCACCTGATGACCACGCTGTCCGGCATGCTGGCGTCCGGGCGCCCGCTCAGCTTCGCCCTGGTCGACATCGACCACTTCAAACAGATCAATGATCGGTACGGGCACACCACCGGCGACGACGTGCTCCGTCAGGTGGCGCAGCGGCTGTCCGTGGTGGCCCGCCCCGGTGACCTGGTGGCCCGGTACGGCGGCGAGGAGTTCGCCATCGTCCTGGCCGACTGTGGCATCGACGAGGCGACCGCCCGGGTCGACGAGGTGCGCCGGGCGGTCAAAGCCGGTGACAGCGGTGCCGCCGCGGTCACGGTGAGCGCCGGTGTCACCGCGTCCACCACCGCCCACGACATCCGGGAACTCATCCACACCGCCGACATGGCCCTGTATGCCGCCAAGGAGTCCGGCCGTGACCGGGTGCACGTCGGCGGGCTCACCCCACGGCCGGTTCCAGCAGGTGGTCGAGGCCGATGA
- a CDS encoding putative bifunctional diguanylate cyclase/phosphodiesterase, with protein sequence MRRVRGTGATALPRAVLLLLLVLLAAQGLGWIRPGWYPMVLGGSLAVIDALGVFYLLRVARLGLHSLSCRVAAVARGLGVLNALLFLAWAFGGPSWVWWVAASAHAAGMALLGFSTVLGPLTRLSGPHRQAFVAEMVAVGAAAVMIIWCVGLDPALWSGSPDKAWIILAGMPLAGLMLAMAIAAMLLRGVITHWRDPISVLLGGMALAIVTDTAWVTGLPAVADHAAGPGGGIMLVTTHVLLTLSPLMTSSGIGSVTDRARRTGPPRWVAFLPLGALVSGVALLLGVIVSTAGFLRWSGLIVATGVMIAAVAVRQWLELSSTQARASRDFETGLASRAALREALAALVRARENCAVLAIAIPPGAAVPDALRSSVRADDLVARLSENTFGVLVSDAAVVSEATTVAQRILAAFPDGAIGVAVARTDEPAKTILRNAEIALTHAKRAGTATFVVYEASMNDRRAADAALAEALEGALQRDEFTVLYQPIVELATRRVVAVEALLRWHSPLHGDVSPGRFIPVAERSGDIVAIGQWVLEQACRQAVAWRAAGIDLTVTVNVSPRQLQEPSLARDVLGALDRTGLPAINLVVEVTESAMVNEAVEIAALRTIRAAGVRIAIDDFGTGYSSLQYLTRLPVDILKIDRSFVAQLDGTAEGSAIAEAIVRLAQILRLTTVAEGIEEEMQARELINLGSQRGQGFLFSRPVPADRIPELAADVTYTGFQQLSA encoded by the coding sequence ATGAGACGTGTCAGGGGTACGGGTGCGACGGCGCTGCCTCGTGCCGTACTCCTGCTCCTGCTGGTGCTCCTGGCCGCTCAGGGGCTCGGCTGGATCCGGCCCGGCTGGTACCCGATGGTGCTCGGCGGTTCCCTGGCCGTCATCGACGCGCTGGGCGTGTTCTACCTGTTGCGGGTGGCCCGGCTCGGGCTCCACAGCCTGTCCTGCCGGGTCGCCGCGGTCGCCCGCGGGCTCGGTGTCCTCAACGCGCTCCTCTTCCTGGCCTGGGCGTTCGGCGGCCCGAGTTGGGTGTGGTGGGTCGCGGCGTCCGCGCACGCCGCCGGGATGGCCCTGCTCGGCTTCTCCACGGTGCTCGGCCCGCTGACCCGGCTGAGCGGCCCGCACCGGCAGGCGTTCGTCGCGGAGATGGTGGCCGTCGGCGCCGCCGCCGTCATGATCATCTGGTGTGTGGGGCTGGACCCGGCGCTGTGGAGCGGCAGCCCCGACAAGGCCTGGATCATCCTGGCCGGCATGCCGCTCGCCGGCCTGATGCTGGCCATGGCGATCGCCGCGATGCTGCTGCGCGGCGTCATCACCCATTGGCGGGACCCGATCTCGGTACTGCTCGGTGGCATGGCCCTGGCGATCGTCACCGACACCGCCTGGGTGACCGGCCTGCCCGCGGTGGCCGACCACGCGGCCGGGCCGGGCGGCGGGATCATGCTGGTCACCACCCACGTACTGCTCACCCTCTCGCCCCTGATGACCAGCTCCGGCATCGGCAGTGTCACCGACCGGGCCCGGCGCACCGGCCCGCCCCGCTGGGTGGCGTTCCTGCCGCTGGGAGCACTGGTGTCCGGGGTCGCCCTGCTGCTCGGCGTGATCGTGTCGACCGCCGGCTTCCTCCGGTGGAGCGGCCTGATCGTGGCGACCGGCGTGATGATCGCCGCCGTCGCCGTCCGGCAGTGGCTGGAGTTGTCGTCCACCCAGGCCCGGGCCAGCCGCGACTTCGAGACCGGGCTGGCCAGCCGGGCCGCCCTGCGGGAGGCCCTGGCCGCACTGGTCCGCGCCCGGGAGAACTGCGCGGTCCTGGCGATCGCCATCCCACCCGGCGCGGCGGTGCCGGACGCCCTGCGCTCCTCGGTCCGCGCCGACGACCTCGTCGCCCGGCTCAGCGAGAACACGTTCGGCGTGCTGGTCAGCGACGCCGCCGTCGTCAGCGAGGCCACCACCGTGGCCCAGCGGATCCTCGCGGCGTTCCCGGACGGCGCCATCGGCGTGGCGGTGGCCCGCACCGACGAACCGGCCAAGACCATCCTGCGCAACGCCGAGATCGCCCTCACCCACGCCAAACGCGCCGGCACCGCGACGTTCGTCGTCTACGAGGCCAGCATGAACGACCGTCGCGCCGCCGACGCGGCCCTAGCCGAAGCCCTCGAAGGCGCGCTGCAGCGCGACGAGTTCACCGTGCTCTACCAGCCGATCGTCGAGCTGGCGACCCGGCGGGTGGTGGCCGTGGAGGCGTTGCTGCGCTGGCATTCGCCACTGCACGGCGACGTGTCACCCGGCCGGTTCATCCCGGTCGCCGAACGCTCCGGCGACATCGTGGCGATCGGCCAGTGGGTGCTGGAACAGGCCTGCCGGCAGGCCGTCGCGTGGCGGGCCGCCGGGATCGACCTGACCGTGACGGTGAACGTCTCACCACGTCAGTTGCAGGAACCCAGCCTGGCCCGGGACGTGCTGGGCGCCCTCGACCGCACCGGCCTGCCGGCGATCAACCTGGTCGTCGAGGTGACCGAATCGGCGATGGTCAACGAAGCGGTCGAGATCGCCGCCCTGCGCACCATCCGGGCCGCCGGGGTCCGGATCGCCATCGACGACTTCGGCACCGGCTACTCGTCACTGCAGTACCTCACCAGGCTGCCGGTCGACATCCTGAAGATCGACCGCAGCTTCGTGGCTCAGCTCGACGGCACCGCCGAGGGTTCGGCGATCGCCGAGGCCATCGTCCGGCTCGCCCAGATCCTGCGGCTGACCACCGTCGCGGAAGGCATCGAGGAGGAGATGCAGGCCCGGGAACTGATCAATCTCGGCTCCCAGCGCGGACAGGGCTTCCTGTTCTCCCGGCCGGTGCCCGCCGACCGGATCCCCGAACTGGCCGCCGATGTGACCTACACCGGCTTTCAGCAACTTTCCGCGTGA
- a CDS encoding FUSC family protein encodes MSPQSLVSASDPTTVVAAGLVLCAVLAALLRRKVKPAVELTCRALFSRLQPHLPAPLRRLAHRCREKVEAATARSVLVTGVAAGIALAAAQTLDLAGPVLAAISATLSVQMSSHASLREGSKRLIGTLAGIAVTLAVWGAFGVTPWSIAAIAALGLAAGKLLRLGDSSATVPLTSMGILVGGTMITETFVWERVEATVLGIVVGVILSPLVGGVSPIEQARIKLAHLSGEIGRLLGALGAGVRDGYSREQAEQWLARSRELDEDLAGAVTAVDELTGHARWSLTTPMTRVNPMDQTLRALEHGVQQVNSVARSMFDAVAAPGSPSVPAPIGQVLTAAADAFAAHSELVAVRGAAAGPDAGGLHDLLNSLRAARQRTMRAVRTEVEDTGVLVLTGSIITDIDRMAGSLERSAPALTVGVREPGPGLPAVSEVLPAVRLVWEKALTRR; translated from the coding sequence TTGTCTCCGCAATCGCTCGTCTCCGCCTCTGATCCGACCACCGTCGTCGCCGCCGGCCTGGTGCTCTGCGCGGTCCTCGCCGCCCTGCTGCGCCGCAAGGTCAAACCGGCCGTCGAGCTGACCTGCCGGGCCCTGTTCTCCCGGTTGCAGCCGCACCTTCCGGCGCCACTGCGCCGCCTGGCGCACCGGTGCCGCGAGAAGGTGGAGGCGGCCACCGCCCGGTCGGTGCTGGTGACCGGGGTGGCCGCGGGGATCGCGCTGGCGGCGGCACAGACGCTGGACCTGGCCGGCCCGGTGCTCGCCGCGATCTCGGCGACGCTGTCGGTGCAGATGAGTTCGCACGCGTCGTTGCGGGAGGGTTCGAAACGGCTGATCGGCACGCTCGCCGGCATCGCCGTCACGCTCGCCGTGTGGGGCGCGTTCGGGGTGACGCCGTGGTCGATCGCGGCGATCGCCGCCCTGGGCCTGGCCGCCGGCAAACTGCTGCGGCTCGGGGACAGTTCGGCCACCGTGCCGCTGACGTCGATGGGCATCCTGGTCGGCGGCACGATGATCACCGAGACGTTCGTGTGGGAGCGGGTCGAGGCCACCGTGCTCGGCATCGTGGTCGGCGTGATCCTGTCGCCGCTGGTCGGCGGGGTATCCCCGATCGAGCAGGCCCGGATCAAGCTGGCCCACCTGTCCGGTGAGATCGGCCGCCTGCTCGGCGCGCTCGGCGCCGGGGTGCGCGACGGTTACAGCCGGGAGCAGGCCGAACAGTGGCTGGCCCGGTCCCGGGAACTCGACGAGGACCTGGCCGGCGCGGTGACCGCCGTGGACGAGCTGACCGGGCACGCCCGCTGGTCGCTGACCACCCCGATGACCCGGGTGAACCCGATGGACCAGACCCTGCGCGCCCTGGAGCACGGGGTGCAGCAGGTCAACTCGGTGGCCCGGTCGATGTTCGACGCCGTGGCGGCACCGGGCTCGCCGTCCGTACCCGCGCCGATCGGTCAGGTCCTGACCGCCGCGGCGGACGCCTTCGCGGCGCACTCCGAGCTGGTCGCGGTGCGCGGCGCGGCCGCCGGACCGGATGCCGGCGGCCTGCACGACCTGCTGAACTCGCTGCGTGCGGCCCGGCAGCGGACGATGCGGGCGGTGCGCACCGAGGTCGAGGACACCGGCGTGCTGGTGCTCACCGGCTCGATCATCACCGACATCGACCGGATGGCCGGATCACTCGAACGGTCCGCGCCGGCCCTCACCGTCGGGGTGCGCGAGCCGGGCCCCGGCCTGCCCGCGGTCTCCGAGGTGCTGCCCGCCGTGCGCCTGGTCTGGGAGAAGGCCCTCACCAGGCGGTGA
- a CDS encoding NAD(P)H-dependent glycerol-3-phosphate dehydrogenase, giving the protein MRITVLGSGSWGTTVASVLTRRDHESLIWARNEATADEINAKHSNDRYLAGFPLPERLRATADLAEAAAHAELLVVGVPTGAFRDTLELARPNLHPWIPVVSLSKGLERDSLLRMTEVIKEVLPGHPAAALTGPNLAKEIMAGMAAATVIATEDLTVATEIQRIFRRGLLRVYTNHDVIGCEVGGALKNVVAIATGIAQGLGVGDNTRAGVISRGLAELTTLAVAMGGEPATLAGLAGMGDLVATCISPHSRNRHVGEQLGRGRSLADILGEMGQVAEGVKTVHAAVQLADRHGLAMPITRTIHRVVTGEITALRAYDGLLRTLPAGHESEPG; this is encoded by the coding sequence ATGCGGATCACTGTGCTCGGCTCCGGCTCGTGGGGAACGACAGTCGCCTCGGTCCTCACCCGCCGCGATCATGAATCGCTGATCTGGGCGCGGAACGAGGCCACCGCGGACGAGATCAACGCCAAGCACAGCAACGACCGCTACCTGGCGGGATTCCCGCTCCCGGAGCGGCTGCGCGCCACCGCCGACCTCGCCGAGGCGGCGGCCCACGCCGAACTGCTCGTCGTCGGCGTGCCGACCGGGGCCTTCCGCGACACCCTGGAGCTGGCCCGGCCGAACCTGCACCCGTGGATCCCGGTGGTGAGCCTCAGCAAGGGCCTGGAACGGGACTCCCTGCTGCGGATGACCGAAGTGATCAAAGAGGTGCTGCCGGGCCACCCCGCCGCCGCGCTCACCGGCCCCAACCTGGCCAAGGAGATCATGGCGGGGATGGCGGCGGCTACCGTGATCGCCACCGAGGACCTGACCGTCGCCACCGAGATCCAGCGGATCTTCCGGCGGGGTCTGCTGCGCGTCTACACCAACCACGACGTGATCGGCTGCGAGGTCGGCGGCGCGCTGAAGAACGTGGTGGCGATCGCCACCGGGATCGCCCAGGGCCTGGGTGTCGGCGACAACACCCGGGCCGGGGTGATCTCCCGCGGTCTCGCCGAGCTGACCACCCTCGCGGTCGCGATGGGCGGCGAACCGGCCACCCTGGCCGGGCTGGCCGGGATGGGTGACCTGGTGGCGACGTGCATCAGCCCGCACAGCCGCAACCGGCACGTCGGCGAGCAACTCGGCCGGGGCCGGAGCCTGGCCGACATCCTCGGCGAGATGGGGCAGGTCGCCGAGGGGGTCAAGACCGTGCACGCGGCGGTTCAGCTGGCCGACCGGCACGGGCTGGCGATGCCGATCACCCGGACCATCCACCGGGTCGTGACCGGTGAGATCACTGCCTTGCGGGCCTATGACGGTCTACTGCGGACCCTCCCGGCCGGGCACGAGTCCGAGCCCGGCTGA
- a CDS encoding SigE family RNA polymerase sigma factor: MKTDRSSERTERDRQFAGFVAEKRGHMLHTARLLTAGDNHLAEDLVQTALTKLFVSWRAFQQAESPNAYIKRALFNALMDERRRIWRRFERPVAEVPEGPGVATGADADPELARALKELPPRMRAAVVFRFVHDMDVADTAVALGCSAGTVKSQTARALDKLRASLSPSATPLIPQGATR, encoded by the coding sequence GTGAAAACAGACAGGAGCTCGGAGAGAACCGAGCGCGATCGGCAGTTCGCCGGCTTCGTGGCCGAGAAACGGGGCCACATGCTGCACACCGCCCGGCTGCTGACCGCGGGCGACAACCACCTGGCCGAGGATCTGGTGCAGACCGCGCTGACCAAACTGTTCGTCTCGTGGAGGGCGTTCCAGCAGGCGGAGAGCCCGAACGCGTACATCAAACGGGCCTTGTTCAACGCCCTGATGGACGAGCGCCGCCGCATCTGGCGCCGCTTCGAACGGCCGGTCGCCGAAGTCCCCGAAGGCCCCGGTGTGGCCACCGGTGCCGACGCCGACCCGGAACTCGCCCGCGCGCTCAAGGAACTGCCGCCCCGGATGCGGGCCGCCGTGGTGTTCCGGTTCGTCCACGACATGGACGTCGCGGACACCGCCGTGGCACTCGGCTGCTCGGCCGGAACGGTCAAGAGCCAGACCGCCCGCGCCCTCGACAAGCTCCGCGCCTCCCTCAGCCCGTCCGCCACCCCACTGATCCCGCAAGGAGCAACCCGATGA